The following are from one region of the Stenotrophomonas lactitubi genome:
- a CDS encoding dicarboxylate/amino acid:cation symporter — MKLVSAWLRIPFWQRVVGGFVLGALAGWALGPAAETWFGPLGELYVTLIKMIAVPLVFFAVINAISSLHGQKSVAALSGRTFLWFVITAALAVCVGLGVGTVLQPGAGGLQLSMASNYVPREVPSVVQVLLDVVPSNVFYALSGIGTKVNAAGETVLAAGRGSILPVIFFAGLVGFAIVKLGEKVTEARKLVGQMSDIMIQVTRFVLEVTPIGTFGLIAGLVGSYGFEKLLPLGHFVLALYVACALHIVVVYSALLLAHGLNPLKFFRGAAPGMQVAFVSSSSFAAMPVALRSITHNLGVNKDYGSFAVPLGASIKMDGCGAIYPALCAVFIAQYSGVPLTPEQYVVVLIASVLGSFGTAGVPGTAVIMATVVLSAANLPLETIGYLYAIDRILDMMRTMTNVTGQMLVPVLVAKETGLLDQTVYDNPSTNVGIDDPDPSPPRA; from the coding sequence ATGAAGCTGGTCTCTGCCTGGCTGCGGATTCCATTCTGGCAGCGCGTGGTCGGTGGCTTCGTGCTCGGTGCGCTGGCCGGCTGGGCGCTTGGCCCGGCGGCTGAAACCTGGTTCGGCCCGCTCGGCGAGCTGTACGTCACCCTGATCAAGATGATCGCGGTGCCGCTGGTGTTCTTCGCGGTCATCAACGCGATCTCTTCGCTGCACGGCCAGAAATCGGTCGCCGCGCTCAGCGGGCGCACGTTCCTGTGGTTCGTGATCACCGCCGCGCTCGCGGTATGCGTGGGCCTGGGCGTGGGTACGGTACTGCAGCCCGGCGCCGGTGGCCTGCAGCTGTCGATGGCCAGCAACTATGTGCCGCGCGAAGTGCCCAGCGTGGTGCAGGTGCTGCTGGATGTGGTGCCGTCCAACGTGTTCTACGCGCTGTCGGGTATCGGCACCAAGGTCAACGCCGCCGGTGAGACCGTGCTGGCGGCGGGCCGTGGTTCGATCCTGCCGGTGATCTTCTTCGCAGGCCTGGTCGGCTTTGCCATCGTCAAGCTCGGCGAGAAGGTGACCGAAGCGCGCAAGCTGGTCGGGCAGATGAGCGACATCATGATCCAGGTGACCCGCTTCGTGCTGGAAGTCACTCCGATCGGCACCTTCGGCCTGATCGCCGGCCTGGTCGGCAGCTATGGCTTCGAGAAGCTGCTGCCGCTGGGCCACTTCGTGCTGGCGCTGTACGTGGCCTGCGCGCTGCACATCGTGGTGGTGTACAGCGCGCTGCTGCTGGCGCACGGGTTGAATCCGCTGAAGTTCTTCCGCGGTGCGGCGCCGGGCATGCAGGTGGCCTTCGTCAGCTCCTCCAGCTTCGCGGCGATGCCGGTTGCGCTGCGTTCGATCACCCACAACCTGGGCGTGAACAAGGATTACGGTTCGTTCGCGGTGCCGCTGGGCGCGAGCATCAAGATGGACGGCTGCGGCGCGATCTATCCGGCGCTGTGCGCGGTGTTCATCGCCCAGTACAGCGGTGTGCCGCTGACGCCCGAGCAGTACGTGGTGGTGCTGATCGCTTCGGTGCTGGGCAGCTTCGGTACCGCCGGCGTGCCGGGTACGGCGGTGATCATGGCGACGGTGGTGCTGAGCGCGGCCAACCTGCCGCTGGAAACCATCGGCTATCTGTACGCGATCGATCGCATCCTGGACATGATGCGCACGATGACGAATGTGACCGGTCAGATGCTGGTGCCGGTGCTGGTGGCCAAGGAAACGGGCCTGCTCGACCAGACGGTGTACGACAACCCGTCCACCAACGTCGGCATCGATGATCCCGACCCGAGCCCGCCGCGCGCCTGA
- a CDS encoding adhesin, which yields MKATVKKTVLAMAIATASTAAAANGWDNQNANANINHNHVVTETRNDTHNHTDNEVRNWTRSNTTVRNNTDTSNVTRNRTVNVNEQVQKNSNIQADERKEKNNHGVDVNLEKDLRLSSDINFSGDPTITGDIDLDSAAIAVIDNRQSISNNLTGNSLVTNSASIADDVGAGASGNLGFNVVAGDNNAQDNAASLSAADASFSFGMADAEVFVNQAGFGNTTMNSGVTNAAGLGGNAFGGASGNIGVNIASGNNNEQKNALAASVATSAMAQSSISSNQVSTGNTVSNAGFVQSYTDTVQVGLSGRVAGGTLAVGAGTYRGTGNAYQMANYYLDTWSGDLPHPGGNATGHIDLDNEIQNATMNPNRPGVGGLGFDTRESGTSQFVELGVADLYASLSGTVSTTRWVNVNATNTSALSGSAFSGASGNIGVNVASGTGNLQANSLALAVAQPSTGGGTGGGE from the coding sequence ATGAAAGCGACTGTCAAAAAGACCGTACTCGCCATGGCAATTGCCACTGCCTCGACCGCTGCTGCGGCCAATGGCTGGGACAACCAGAACGCCAACGCGAACATCAACCACAACCACGTCGTGACCGAAACCCGCAACGACACGCACAACCACACCGACAACGAAGTCCGCAACTGGACCCGCAGCAACACCACGGTACGCAACAACACCGACACCTCGAACGTGACCCGCAATCGCACGGTGAACGTCAACGAGCAGGTGCAGAAGAACAGCAACATCCAGGCCGACGAGCGCAAGGAAAAGAACAACCACGGCGTCGACGTGAACCTGGAGAAGGACCTGCGGCTGAGTTCGGACATCAACTTCTCCGGCGATCCGACCATCACCGGTGACATCGATCTGGATTCGGCCGCCATCGCCGTGATCGACAACCGCCAGTCGATCAGCAACAACCTCACCGGCAACAGCCTGGTCACCAACAGCGCTTCGATCGCCGATGATGTCGGCGCCGGTGCCTCCGGCAACCTCGGCTTCAACGTGGTGGCCGGCGACAACAACGCGCAGGACAACGCTGCGTCGCTGTCGGCTGCGGATGCCTCCTTCAGCTTCGGCATGGCCGACGCCGAGGTGTTCGTCAACCAGGCCGGCTTCGGCAACACCACCATGAACTCCGGCGTCACCAACGCCGCAGGCCTCGGTGGCAATGCCTTCGGCGGTGCATCGGGCAACATCGGTGTGAACATCGCCTCGGGCAACAACAACGAGCAGAAGAACGCACTTGCTGCATCGGTAGCCACCAGTGCGATGGCGCAGTCGAGCATCAGCTCCAACCAGGTGTCCACCGGCAACACCGTGTCCAACGCCGGTTTCGTGCAGTCCTACACCGATACGGTGCAGGTCGGCCTGAGCGGCCGCGTCGCTGGCGGTACCCTGGCCGTGGGTGCCGGTACCTATCGCGGCACCGGCAATGCCTACCAGATGGCCAACTACTACCTCGATACGTGGAGTGGCGATCTGCCGCATCCGGGTGGCAATGCGACCGGGCACATCGATCTGGACAACGAGATCCAGAACGCAACGATGAACCCGAACCGGCCGGGAGTGGGTGGCCTGGGCTTCGATACGCGTGAAAGCGGCACCAGCCAGTTCGTCGAGCTGGGCGTGGCCGACCTGTATGCCAGCCTCAGTGGCACGGTCAGCACCACTCGCTGGGTGAACGTCAATGCGACCAACACCTCGGCACTTTCCGGCAGCGCGTTCTCCGGCGCGTCCGGCAACATCGGCGTGAACGTGGCATCGGGTACCGGCAACCTGCAGGCCAACAGCCTGGCATTGGCCGTGGCGCAGCCGAGCACCGGCGGTGGGACCGGCGGCGGCGAGTGA
- a CDS encoding transporter: protein MHTLFRLTPLALAALAATAFAQQPAPNEGADMQALIAQLEQLKANYAQEVRRLRELDMQVQAMQARLSGRAGPGTTPAAPLAPAAASAVPPSSEGYASSAAEAQQAKQEARRSVDDVKQQQAALFSRRFTIENGLTYARYDRKQLTLNGFLALDAIFLGNIAIENVESDSLTYNLAARWGVSPNLTLNLDVPYLARRTVYQKGGAGGAAAAIAQEETNGNGIGDVSLSANYRLFAERGWRPETVLTGGVTAPTGRAPYGLDWKVIERDDDDYIRFAVPQEQPTGNGVWQANLGVSMVKTADPAILFANAGYIHSFPRGFSDIDSNPDTVNPGDVKLGGSVYFGAGVAFAFNERTSLSISFSDKISTRASTRFKGGEWVKVIGSDANAASLNLGVTYALNQHTTLVTMLGIGLTPDAPDFTLAFKVPYML, encoded by the coding sequence ATGCACACTCTCTTCCGGCTTACTCCGTTGGCGCTGGCGGCGCTGGCGGCCACCGCCTTCGCCCAGCAGCCTGCGCCCAATGAGGGCGCCGACATGCAGGCACTGATCGCGCAACTGGAACAGCTCAAGGCCAATTACGCCCAAGAGGTACGACGCCTGCGCGAACTGGACATGCAGGTGCAGGCGATGCAGGCGCGGCTGAGCGGTCGCGCAGGCCCCGGTACGACGCCCGCAGCGCCGTTGGCGCCCGCTGCAGCATCCGCCGTTCCGCCCAGCAGCGAAGGCTATGCCAGCAGCGCGGCCGAGGCACAGCAGGCCAAGCAGGAGGCACGGCGCAGCGTGGACGACGTCAAGCAGCAGCAGGCGGCGTTGTTCTCGCGCCGGTTCACCATCGAAAACGGCCTCACCTATGCGCGCTATGACCGCAAGCAACTCACCCTCAACGGCTTCCTCGCCCTGGATGCGATCTTCCTCGGCAACATCGCGATCGAGAATGTCGAATCCGATTCGTTGACCTACAACCTGGCCGCGCGCTGGGGCGTCAGCCCCAACCTCACCTTGAACCTGGACGTGCCATACCTGGCCCGGCGCACGGTCTACCAGAAGGGCGGTGCCGGCGGTGCAGCAGCGGCGATCGCGCAGGAAGAAACCAACGGCAACGGCATCGGCGATGTCAGCCTGAGTGCCAATTACCGGCTGTTCGCCGAACGCGGCTGGCGTCCGGAGACGGTACTGACCGGTGGCGTGACTGCTCCTACAGGTCGCGCACCCTATGGCCTGGACTGGAAAGTGATCGAGCGCGATGACGATGACTACATCCGCTTCGCGGTGCCGCAGGAGCAGCCGACCGGCAACGGCGTATGGCAGGCCAACCTGGGCGTGTCGATGGTGAAGACCGCCGATCCGGCCATCCTGTTCGCCAATGCCGGCTACATCCATTCGTTCCCGCGCGGCTTCAGCGATATCGACAGCAACCCGGATACGGTCAACCCCGGTGACGTTAAGCTGGGTGGTTCGGTGTACTTCGGTGCCGGTGTGGCATTCGCGTTCAACGAGCGCACCAGCCTGAGCATTTCCTTCAGCGACAAGATCAGCACGCGCGCCTCGACGCGGTTCAAGGGCGGTGAATGGGTGAAGGTGATCGGCAGCGATGCCAATGCAGCGTCGCTCAATCTCGGCGTGACCTACGCGTTGAACCAGCACACCACGTTGGTGACGATGCTGGGCATCGGCCTGACCCCGGATGCGCCGGACTTCACGCTGGCCTTCAAGGTGCCGTACATGTTGTAG
- a CDS encoding C39 family peptidase has protein sequence MAGHRWWLRLLPCLLLLTSASGWAGEVVFSGVLPNGALLQQKVESMQERRYRNLVRQHTDYSCGAAALATILRYAYHLDTTEATVIEGMMGVSDPQLVKERGFSLLDIKRYVESLGMRGRGYRIDESRLRTLRVPGLVLMDVRGFRHFVVLKQVRDGVVEVADPILGNRSLSLEEFSAAWPSRAVFVVIGSDFDRNTALLQPSERPSARALYARQGPITDAELVDFGFSHADLF, from the coding sequence ATGGCCGGTCATCGCTGGTGGTTGCGTTTGCTGCCCTGCCTGCTGCTGTTGACCAGCGCATCCGGCTGGGCAGGCGAGGTGGTGTTCAGCGGGGTGCTGCCCAATGGCGCGCTGCTGCAGCAGAAGGTGGAAAGCATGCAGGAGCGGCGTTATCGCAACCTGGTGCGGCAGCACACCGACTACAGCTGCGGGGCGGCCGCTCTGGCCACCATCCTGCGTTATGCCTACCACCTGGACACCACCGAGGCGACGGTGATCGAGGGAATGATGGGGGTATCCGATCCACAGCTGGTCAAGGAACGCGGTTTCTCGTTGTTGGACATCAAACGCTATGTCGAATCGCTGGGCATGCGTGGACGCGGCTATCGCATCGATGAATCGCGGCTGCGCACGTTGCGGGTTCCTGGACTGGTGCTGATGGATGTACGCGGCTTCCGGCATTTCGTCGTGCTCAAGCAGGTGCGCGACGGCGTGGTGGAAGTGGCCGATCCGATTCTGGGCAACCGCAGCCTGTCATTGGAAGAGTTCAGCGCCGCCTGGCCGTCACGTGCTGTTTTCGTCGTGATCGGCAGCGACTTCGATCGCAATACGGCGCTGCTGCAACCCAGCGAACGGCCCAGTGCCCGCGCGTTGTATGCGCGGCAGGGACCGATCACCGATGCCGAACTGGTCGACTTCGGCTTCAGCCACGCCGACCTGTTCTGA
- a CDS encoding sigma-54 interaction domain-containing protein, with amino-acid sequence MAASLEIPSRCVIWFGQPPAAERGALAAAGWQLRCVSPAPAMAIGLRGRDHLVAVVDLRHLDAEAAQLLLPWVEQHHHLPWLAVLPAGLGSPPPAWGALLRACQDQFSLPLELPDLLSAMQRQCDGDDLPLAAPHNGGGLPALIGNSAPLLAVRTALHKFAPVELPVLVTGETGTGKELAAQALHALSGRAGKPFLAVNCGAIPANLVQSELFGHERGAFTGASQRRIGLFETAHGGTVFLDEVGDLPADAQTSLLRVLQEGTLERVGSNQPLRVDVRVLAATHVELEHAVAQGRFRRDLYYRLNVLRLPMPSLRERGADVLLLAEHFLRAFRQRHAGRARGFDPGAHQAMRGFDWPGNVRELLNRVQRAAIVAEGELISAADLDLAEPDAPARRALLQDARGQVERDVLLQALRQHGYNVSACARHMQISRVTVYRLCRKHHLELPAQR; translated from the coding sequence ATGGCGGCAAGCCTGGAGATTCCATCGCGCTGCGTGATCTGGTTCGGCCAGCCACCGGCCGCCGAGCGCGGCGCGCTGGCGGCCGCCGGATGGCAACTGCGCTGTGTCAGCCCTGCACCTGCCATGGCCATTGGCCTGCGCGGCCGCGATCATCTGGTCGCCGTCGTAGATCTTCGCCATCTGGACGCAGAGGCGGCGCAGTTGTTGCTGCCGTGGGTCGAGCAGCACCATCACCTGCCGTGGTTGGCCGTGCTGCCCGCCGGGCTGGGCAGCCCTCCTCCCGCCTGGGGGGCGTTGCTGCGGGCCTGCCAGGATCAGTTCTCGCTGCCGCTGGAGCTTCCCGACCTGCTGTCGGCGATGCAGCGCCAGTGCGACGGCGATGACCTGCCACTCGCCGCGCCCCACAACGGTGGCGGTCTTCCTGCACTGATCGGCAACAGCGCCCCCCTGCTGGCCGTCCGCACTGCCCTGCACAAATTCGCCCCGGTCGAGCTGCCGGTGCTGGTAACGGGAGAAACCGGCACCGGCAAGGAGCTGGCCGCGCAGGCGCTGCATGCGCTGTCCGGGCGTGCTGGGAAGCCCTTCCTGGCAGTGAACTGCGGTGCCATTCCCGCCAACCTTGTGCAGTCCGAACTGTTCGGCCACGAGCGTGGCGCTTTCACCGGCGCTTCCCAACGTCGCATCGGCCTGTTCGAAACAGCCCATGGCGGCACCGTATTCCTCGATGAGGTCGGCGACCTGCCTGCGGATGCACAGACCAGTCTGCTGCGGGTGCTGCAGGAGGGCACGCTGGAACGGGTGGGCAGCAACCAGCCACTGCGGGTGGATGTGCGCGTGCTGGCGGCCACCCATGTCGAGCTGGAACACGCGGTCGCCCAGGGCCGCTTCCGGCGCGATCTCTACTACCGCCTCAATGTGCTGCGCCTGCCGATGCCATCGCTGCGCGAACGTGGCGCCGATGTCCTGTTGCTGGCCGAACACTTCCTGCGCGCATTCCGCCAACGTCATGCCGGCCGTGCACGTGGCTTCGATCCTGGCGCGCACCAGGCGATGCGCGGGTTCGACTGGCCGGGCAACGTGCGCGAACTGTTGAACCGCGTACAGCGGGCGGCGATCGTGGCGGAGGGAGAACTGATCAGCGCGGCCGACCTGGATCTGGCCGAACCCGATGCGCCCGCACGGCGTGCGCTGCTGCAGGATGCGCGTGGCCAGGTGGAGCGCGATGTACTGCTGCAGGCCCTGCGCCAGCATGGCTACAACGTGTCGGCGTGCGCGCGGCACATGCAGATCTCGCGGGTGACGGTCTATCGGTTGTGCCGCAAACATCATCTTGAGCTGCCGGCGCAGCGCTGA